One genomic segment of Bombina bombina isolate aBomBom1 chromosome 4, aBomBom1.pri, whole genome shotgun sequence includes these proteins:
- the KBTBD11 gene encoding kelch repeat and BTB domain-containing protein 11, whose translation MENSLSVTSCYPADRNEARTGAFAKMTCDYETGPADRLEASVSSGQLQHILADSAHKTEANGGYSGHQQQGRSGGHSPGEPSFPYDAGNTQLGDGAMVVVGNRWEMNNATSESEEEGEERSTSESSSFCDQLPGLEPGKQLDHGEETQREQMKAVRGSAGSEGRQDEGALGATPGEPDLVIEVTGGQRIRAHKSVLAEKSDYFRARSSRDILKIKGVSYQTLQLLVDYIYNLKLEVRQDNVVEVISGAKFLQIPCAVQCAMDSMRSQISLKNCYQVLHIAKKQRLNELKEAAYKFMSDHFLQVLRDPAVYGRLTGAERDLILQRRQDGKQHLVVAEINDAFERLSSSSRPQSRESSRPQSPSSVVSLEDDGTSYQVHCYSETSGHWGSLTRLPEEANTKGCGVCVLYNYLFIAGGIKGYGDKAKLSDQVFCYNPLTDSWEKMRSMSQPRSQLKLLALDGYLYAIGGECLFTVERYDPRMDRWSSVAPLPKGAFAVAHEATACNGEIYVSGGTLFYRLLKYDPKRDEWQECPYNNSRRRSAGMVSHRGCIYRFDVSREHGLSVFTYNSMARHWSEGVSLLRPGHGPAPPTHPFRCTVMGSYIYCLNRSCTLQVPLPPEGSGGEMGSCQPEHWPPPEETKGVLCPFVLSLPEIKQAH comes from the coding sequence ATGGAGAACTCATTGTCCGTTACATCATGTTATCCTGCTGATAGGAATGAAGCCAGGACTGGAGCATTTGCTAAAATGACTTGTGATTATGAGACTGGCCCTGCAGATCGCCTGGAGGCGAGTGTCAGTTCTGGGCAGCTTCAGCACATCCTGGCGGACAGCGCACACAAGACCGAGGCTAATGGGGGGTATAGCGGCCACCAGCAGCAGGGGCGCAGTGGTGGCCATTCCCCGGGAGAGCCCAGCTTCCCATACGATGCAGGGAACACACAATTGGGTGACGGTGCCATGGTTGTAGTGGGCAACCGATGGGAAATGAACAATGCCACGTCAGAATCAGAAGAGGAGGGAGAGGAAAGGAGCACATCTGAATCCAGCTCGTTTTGTGATCAACTGCCTGGGCTAGAGCCAGGGAAACAGCTGGATCACGGGGAGGAAACTCAGCGGGAGCAGATGAAAgctgtgagaggaagcgcaggctCTGAGGGGCGGCAGGATGAGGGCGCCCTTGGTGCTACCCCTGGAGAACCTGACCTGGTGATAGAAGTGACGGGTGGTCAGAGGATCAGAGCGCACAAATCTGTGCTCGCTGAGAAAAGTGACTACTTCAGGGCTAGATCCTCCAGGGATATACTTAAAATTAAAGGCGTGAGTTACCAGACCCTGCAGCTGCTTGTGGATTACATATATAACTTAAAGCTGGAGGTCAGGCAGGACAACGTGGTGGAAGTGATCAGCGGTGCAAAGTTCCTGCAGATCCCCTGTGCGGTGCAGTGCGCTATGGACAGCATGCGATCCCAGATCTCACTGAAAAACTGCTACCAGGTGCTGCATATCGCCAAGAAACAGCGACTGAACGAGCTCAAGGAAGCGGCTTACAAGTTCATGAGTGATCATTTCCTGCAGGTACTAAGGGACCCAGCGGTCTATGGGAGGCTGACAGGGGCAGAGAGGGACCTGATCTTGCAACGTAGGCAAGACGGCAAGCAGCATTTGGTTGTGGCGGAAATAAATGATGCCTTTGAGCGTCTGAGCAGTAGTAGCAGACCCCAGAGCCGGGAAAGTAGCAGACCGCAGAGCCCCTCATCAGTGGTGTCACTAGAGGATGATGGCACCTCATACCAAGTGCATTGTTACAGTGAGACCAGCGGTCACTGGGGATCCTTGACTAGGCTGCCAGAAGAAGCCAACACTAAGGGTTGCGGGGTCTGCGTGCTGTATAACTACCTGTTCATTGCTGGTGGAATTAAGGGTTATGGGGACAAAGCAAAGCTCTCAGATCAGGTGTTCTGCTATAACCCCCTAACTGACTCATGGGAGAAGATGCGGTCCATGTCACAACCCCGCTCTCAGCTCAAGCTTCTGGCCTTGGATGGCTACCTATATGCCATAGGAGGCGAGTGCCTCTTTACTGTGGAGAGGTATGATCCCCGAATGGACCGCTGGAGCTCGGTGGCTCCGTTACCAAAGGGGGCATTTGCAGTAGCACATGAAGCCACCGCTTGCAACGGTGAGATCTATGTGTCAGGGGGAACACTTTTCTACAGGTTGCTTAAATATGATCCAAAACGGGACGAGTGGCAGGAGTGTCCCTACAACAACAGCCGCCGCCGTTCGGCAGGGATGGTATCTCACAGAGGTTGCATTTATCGCTTTGATGTGAGCAGGGAACATGGTCTCAGTGTGTTCACCTACAACTCAATGGCAAGGCACTGGAGTGAGGGCGTAAGTTTGCTGCGCCCCGGGCATGGACCAGCACCACCCACCCACCCCTTCCGCTGCACAGTGATGGGGAGCTACATCTACTGTCTAAATCGATCATGTACTCTGCAGGTACCGTTGCCCCCTGAGGGATCAGGAGGGGAGATGGGCAGCTGTCAGCCAGAACATTGGCCCCCACCAGAAGAGACCAAAGGGGTCCTCTGTCCATTTGTGTTGTCCCTGCCAGAGATTAAGCAAGCTCACTGA